One region of Oceanipulchritudo coccoides genomic DNA includes:
- a CDS encoding 1,4-dihydroxy-2-naphthoate polyprenyltransferase, whose amino-acid sequence MMKSFLHWVWAARPKTLPAAAVPVMIGGALAFLSSQFAFVPWLLCLVFALLIQIGTNYANDYYDFIQGADDERRIGPDRAVASGWIRPKAMRNGMWLVFAIAFIAGCALVPYGGPALLIIGIASIVCGVAYTGGPYPLGYNGWGDVFVFIFFGWIATGFTLFVQSGTFVLVLPSASGLYWTWLAGLLPGALATNLLVVNNVRDEPLDREAGKRTLVVRLGRTFGLWEYGLLNALSIAVPVWFALAGGAWFCLLVLLATPLMIRATQLLAGARDRSAYQRVLGMTAGLLVITGVLFSLGLVLSRT is encoded by the coding sequence ATGATGAAAAGTTTTCTTCACTGGGTATGGGCCGCACGGCCCAAGACTCTCCCCGCCGCCGCTGTCCCGGTAATGATTGGCGGGGCACTGGCCTTTTTATCCAGTCAGTTTGCATTTGTTCCCTGGCTGCTCTGCCTGGTTTTCGCGCTTTTGATCCAAATCGGCACAAATTACGCGAATGATTATTACGATTTCATCCAGGGAGCCGATGATGAGCGCCGGATTGGCCCGGACCGGGCCGTCGCCTCGGGATGGATTCGCCCAAAGGCAATGCGCAACGGCATGTGGCTTGTCTTCGCCATTGCCTTCATCGCGGGATGCGCCCTCGTTCCATATGGTGGGCCTGCCTTGTTGATCATCGGGATCGCCTCGATTGTCTGCGGAGTGGCTTACACCGGCGGACCTTATCCGCTTGGTTACAATGGCTGGGGCGATGTCTTTGTCTTTATTTTCTTTGGTTGGATTGCCACCGGGTTCACCTTGTTTGTCCAGTCCGGGACATTTGTCCTGGTCCTGCCGTCGGCCAGTGGCCTCTATTGGACCTGGCTCGCGGGCCTGCTTCCGGGAGCCCTGGCGACAAATTTGCTCGTGGTGAACAATGTGCGTGACGAGCCGCTGGATCGCGAGGCTGGAAAACGAACATTGGTCGTGCGCTTGGGCCGGACTTTCGGACTTTGGGAATACGGGCTTCTTAACGCCCTGTCCATTGCCGTCCCGGTGTGGTTTGCTCTCGCTGGTGGAGCCTGGTTCTGCCTGCTCGTGTTGCTGGCCACTCCGTTAATGATTCGAGCTACACAATTGCTCGCCGGCGCGCGTGACCGTTCAGCCTATCAGCGCGTTCTTGGAATGACAGCGGGATTGCTCGTCATCACCGGTGTCCTGTTTTCCCTTGGCCTGGTTTTGTCTCGGACCTGA
- a CDS encoding aminotransferase class I/II-fold pyridoxal phosphate-dependent enzyme, with protein sequence MNFYFTWFIVAVALGALGVWLARGYARKFKLFDQPNERSFHNVPTPRIGGIGLLLPVLVVTLLLVGIRNMGYSVYWLGMLLPAVLVALLSFFDDCFDLSRLIRFAGHGVCAILLMLLLRNAWVGAPLPLLGTLLPVPIVALLLFIWITGLTNSYNFMDGIDGISAIQGIVALGGWLSIWFFDPAVSQASGVQQLVMLGILGGLVGFLVLNWAPASIFMGDVGSTFLGFYFAAIPFGATAVGLPFDRALEASVFFVWPFIADASMTFGRRVIHRESIFNAHRSHVYQILAGTFGTRDAGHQFTSVFYGLLALVGVGLYWTGGPLWAKLCVLLWVWLAVVAWTYGLRKNSQLGRSVSTVKGAGDDNSLSQSSSAVSIMPFDIFLSPPELTEAERLNVIKALDSNFIAPVGPQVNEFEEKLASYLQLSELHALNSGTAAIHLGLRALGVGPGDCVICPDLTFIASVNPVRYLGAEPVLVDVSEDNWAIDPDSAREAIRTLKAEGRTVRAMVVVHAFGLPAPMKELMEIADEEGVPVLEDCAGAFGSRIGDQSVGSFGAAAAFSFNGNKVLTTSGGGALYIKDPQRRQAARSWANQGKVAGQIGYEHNTLGYNYKLSNISAAIGLGQLETLDQRLARKAGLFQKYKEAFSGMPEVTMMPEPDYGRNNYWLSCLGVNSSGHAEEIVADLRTHRIEASPMWKPMHQQSLNQDLRYFGIKASNNIHRRFLSLPSGSSLTAEQLEQVCSIVRETLKGR encoded by the coding sequence ATGAATTTCTATTTTACATGGTTTATTGTTGCCGTCGCCCTTGGGGCCTTGGGGGTTTGGTTGGCCCGTGGCTACGCCCGCAAATTCAAGCTATTTGACCAGCCCAACGAACGCAGTTTTCACAATGTGCCCACGCCTCGCATTGGTGGGATTGGCCTGCTCCTCCCGGTCCTGGTCGTGACTCTCCTGCTTGTGGGGATCCGGAACATGGGATATTCAGTCTACTGGCTGGGCATGCTCCTGCCGGCTGTCCTCGTGGCTCTGTTGTCGTTCTTCGATGATTGTTTTGATTTGTCCCGTTTGATACGGTTTGCCGGTCATGGAGTTTGCGCGATCCTCCTGATGCTACTTCTGCGAAATGCCTGGGTTGGGGCACCGTTGCCATTACTAGGGACTTTGCTTCCGGTCCCGATTGTCGCATTACTGCTCTTTATCTGGATTACCGGCCTCACTAATTCCTACAATTTCATGGATGGGATTGACGGTATTTCCGCCATTCAGGGGATTGTCGCCCTCGGTGGTTGGCTCAGTATCTGGTTTTTTGATCCTGCGGTTTCACAGGCATCAGGTGTCCAACAGCTGGTTATGCTCGGCATTCTGGGAGGCCTGGTGGGTTTCCTTGTTCTCAATTGGGCTCCAGCCAGTATCTTCATGGGAGACGTCGGCAGCACCTTTCTCGGGTTCTACTTTGCTGCGATTCCCTTTGGTGCGACAGCAGTAGGGCTACCGTTTGACCGTGCCCTCGAGGCCTCCGTGTTCTTTGTCTGGCCGTTTATTGCCGATGCCTCAATGACCTTTGGACGAAGGGTCATTCACCGGGAGTCTATATTCAACGCCCATCGGTCGCATGTTTACCAGATATTGGCCGGGACTTTTGGCACGAGGGATGCCGGACACCAGTTTACCAGTGTCTTTTACGGGCTCTTAGCACTGGTTGGAGTGGGGCTTTACTGGACGGGGGGTCCCCTGTGGGCCAAGCTTTGTGTCCTGCTTTGGGTCTGGCTGGCCGTGGTTGCCTGGACTTACGGGTTGCGTAAAAATTCACAATTAGGTCGTTCTGTCTCGACAGTTAAGGGAGCGGGGGATGACAATTCCCTTTCCCAATCTTCCTCAGCTGTTTCCATAATGCCATTCGATATATTTCTGAGCCCGCCAGAACTTACCGAAGCCGAACGACTCAATGTCATCAAGGCCTTGGATAGTAATTTTATTGCTCCGGTGGGTCCGCAGGTGAACGAGTTTGAGGAGAAGTTAGCCAGTTACCTGCAGCTGTCTGAGCTGCACGCCTTGAACAGCGGGACGGCAGCAATTCATTTGGGGCTTCGAGCCTTGGGTGTCGGCCCGGGGGATTGTGTCATATGCCCGGATTTGACCTTTATCGCCTCGGTGAATCCTGTGCGCTACCTAGGAGCTGAACCTGTTCTGGTGGATGTGAGTGAGGACAACTGGGCAATTGATCCAGACTCAGCCCGCGAAGCCATCCGCACCTTGAAAGCGGAGGGGCGTACGGTCAGGGCCATGGTGGTTGTCCATGCCTTTGGCTTGCCGGCTCCCATGAAGGAGTTGATGGAAATCGCCGACGAAGAAGGGGTTCCCGTTCTCGAGGATTGTGCCGGTGCCTTTGGGAGCCGGATTGGGGATCAATCGGTTGGTTCATTCGGGGCGGCTGCAGCTTTCTCATTCAACGGCAACAAAGTCCTCACTACGAGCGGAGGAGGGGCACTTTACATCAAGGATCCTCAACGGCGGCAAGCAGCTCGCAGTTGGGCCAACCAAGGTAAGGTCGCCGGACAGATCGGTTACGAACACAATACACTGGGTTATAATTACAAACTTTCCAACATATCCGCGGCCATTGGTCTTGGACAGCTTGAGACACTCGATCAGCGCCTTGCCCGCAAGGCGGGACTATTCCAAAAATACAAGGAGGCCTTTTCAGGAATGCCGGAGGTCACCATGATGCCCGAGCCGGATTATGGTCGGAACAACTACTGGTTGAGCTGCCTCGGCGTGAACAGTAGCGGCCACGCTGAAGAAATTGTTGCCGATCTTCGCACGCATCGAATTGAAGCCTCTCCCATGTGGAAGCCGATGCATCAACAATCGCTGAACCAGGATTTACGTTACTTCGGCATCAAAGCCAGTAATAATATCCATCGCCGATTTCTTTCCCTGCCGAGTGGATCCAGCCTGACGGCTGAACAATTGGAACAGGTCTGTTCGATTGTCAGGGAAACCCTCAAGGGGAGATAG
- a CDS encoding peptidylprolyl isomerase produces MRSTLLTRLSLFCLALIPVGSLISQTAHNVWDPPFKQGIAAEVENTIITFEELRREMAPLIPRIRESSRSRAEFTTRMEELYFEVLQNLIDRVLIVEEFKDKEFNIPQTYVENEYDRILIEDFENDRSRFLEYLQSQGKNVREFRNDLRERIVVSIMRAEKRKSQSQISPERIEQFYNENKINFYEEEAVKLRIIMLRPLADENPDQMRQTIENIYAELNDGADFSEVAQKYSQDSRRERGGDWGWIQRPDLKDELSAVAFQLDKNAYSNPVKLGDQTFILFAEDKRDEGIQPINEVRDRIEEILASQLARQAQEQWLERLRREAYIRYY; encoded by the coding sequence ATGAGATCTACACTGCTCACACGACTTTCCTTATTCTGCCTGGCTTTGATACCAGTCGGCTCCCTCATTTCCCAGACTGCCCATAATGTCTGGGATCCTCCCTTTAAGCAAGGGATCGCCGCGGAAGTCGAAAACACCATCATCACATTTGAGGAACTGCGCCGGGAAATGGCTCCGCTGATCCCCAGAATACGTGAATCCTCACGCTCACGGGCGGAATTCACCACCAGAATGGAAGAACTGTACTTTGAGGTCCTGCAAAACCTCATCGACCGCGTCCTCATTGTCGAGGAGTTCAAGGACAAGGAATTTAATATCCCTCAGACCTACGTCGAGAACGAGTACGACAGAATCCTCATCGAGGATTTCGAGAATGACCGTTCCCGCTTCCTCGAATACCTCCAAAGCCAAGGCAAGAATGTGCGGGAATTTCGCAATGACCTGCGCGAGCGCATTGTCGTGAGCATCATGCGAGCCGAAAAAAGAAAATCACAGTCACAGATTTCCCCTGAGCGCATCGAGCAATTCTACAACGAAAACAAGATCAATTTCTACGAAGAGGAAGCCGTCAAGTTGCGCATTATCATGTTGCGCCCGCTGGCGGATGAAAACCCGGATCAGATGCGGCAAACGATCGAAAACATCTATGCTGAGCTGAATGATGGGGCGGATTTCTCCGAAGTTGCCCAGAAGTACAGTCAGGACTCACGCCGGGAGCGCGGTGGGGACTGGGGCTGGATTCAGAGACCCGACCTGAAGGATGAGCTCAGTGCGGTAGCCTTCCAATTGGACAAGAATGCCTACAGCAATCCGGTCAAACTTGGAGACCAGACCTTCATTCTCTTTGCTGAGGATAAGCGCGACGAGGGTATCCAACCAATAAATGAGGTGCGTGACCGCATTGAGGAGATCCTTGCCAGCCAACTCGCTCGCCAAGCCCAGGAACAGTGGCTTGAGCGCCTGCGCCGGGAAGCTTACATCCGTTATTATTAA
- a CDS encoding PulJ/GspJ family protein encodes MIWMEILVALAVTAFIFLAGMRALHGFMESLAAGRVQQVRLLEMEGLRDSIQRAWDQRSSHPFQNLPWLEVEGLQIGDFVNLSTLRMRTHSTGGDPVFWELKRDRAHWLLWDTPSGVEGDYQQRQLRYQGEIHVEVKKGSWLPGEVPERMTWLFPDAVDSHMKEGFAILQVW; translated from the coding sequence ATGATATGGATGGAGATTCTTGTGGCCCTTGCGGTTACCGCTTTCATTTTCCTTGCCGGAATGCGGGCCCTGCATGGATTTATGGAAAGTCTTGCAGCTGGCCGGGTTCAACAAGTTCGCTTACTTGAGATGGAAGGGCTCCGGGATTCTATCCAACGTGCTTGGGATCAACGGTCTTCCCATCCCTTTCAGAATTTACCCTGGCTGGAGGTCGAGGGCTTGCAGATTGGGGATTTTGTCAACCTTTCGACCTTGCGGATGCGTACACATTCTACAGGAGGAGATCCTGTCTTTTGGGAGTTGAAGCGTGACCGAGCACACTGGTTGCTTTGGGATACTCCAAGTGGCGTAGAGGGCGATTACCAGCAAAGGCAACTGCGCTACCAGGGCGAAATCCATGTTGAAGTGAAAAAGGGCTCATGGTTACCGGGTGAAGTGCCGGAACGTATGACCTGGCTCTTTCCAGATGCCGTGGACAGTCACATGAAGGAGGGATTTGCCATTCTTCAGGTTTGGTGA
- a CDS encoding type II secretion system protein, with protein sequence MISSKLDAHGKAGFSLLELLVVLGILSLLAGLATGGSKGIQNWLAASESQSLFMEIANACQQYRMEHGEWPEAFRAGETDLNAAAEDWSKALAGYLERRVLDRVLRDGFGNTRLFLVLDSDGDHWIEPGQFEAMEEGIVPDRIWARVAIYSLDEAGRLTAKSWTDED encoded by the coding sequence ATGATTTCGAGCAAACTGGATGCACATGGAAAAGCCGGGTTCAGCCTTCTTGAACTTCTCGTTGTTTTGGGAATCCTCTCGCTCCTTGCGGGGTTGGCGACTGGGGGAAGCAAGGGCATCCAGAACTGGCTCGCAGCCAGTGAGAGCCAGAGCCTATTCATGGAGATCGCGAATGCCTGCCAGCAATACCGGATGGAACACGGAGAGTGGCCGGAGGCTTTCCGCGCTGGCGAAACCGACTTGAATGCTGCAGCCGAGGATTGGTCCAAAGCGTTGGCCGGTTATCTGGAACGGCGGGTTTTGGACCGGGTCCTCCGGGATGGGTTCGGGAACACGCGGCTCTTTCTGGTTCTGGATTCAGACGGAGACCATTGGATTGAACCCGGGCAGTTTGAAGCAATGGAGGAGGGGATTGTGCCCGACCGTATCTGGGCGCGAGTGGCTATTTACAGCCTGGACGAAGCGGGCAGGTTAACTGCAAAAAGCTGGACCGATGAGGATTAA
- the rho gene encoding transcription termination factor Rho has protein sequence MESENGSQNSVPVEGIFDPQNNKAGTLLNPAHNGKTRPSDPFVPRELVRRFKLKRGHHVEGNGQADGKHPNPKVRFIEKLDGMTLEERREQLAFEQLTTIAPDEWLRLERSGSGNMTCRVMDIFCPIGKGQRGLIVAPPRTGKTTLLQDIAIGVNHNHPECKIVMLLVDERPEEVTEIKRNCPGIIFASSNDEDTRNHLAIAELAIDYAKRQTEAGADVVVLMDSLTRLSRAYNSAKGGSGRTMTGGLDIRALEKPRQLFSAARNTEEAGSLTIIASALIETGSKMDDLIFQEFKGTGNMEMVLDRKVAELRIWPAINIAASGTRREELILPEDDLKKAHFFRRALAAQKIEDAAESAVERLSKTTTNEQFFKLIDI, from the coding sequence ATGGAATCCGAAAACGGCTCCCAGAATTCTGTCCCGGTTGAGGGGATTTTTGATCCTCAGAACAACAAGGCCGGCACATTGCTAAATCCTGCCCACAACGGCAAAACACGTCCCAGCGACCCCTTTGTCCCCCGCGAGCTGGTCCGCCGCTTCAAGCTGAAGCGCGGTCATCATGTCGAGGGCAACGGACAGGCCGATGGCAAACATCCCAATCCCAAGGTTCGGTTCATCGAAAAACTCGATGGCATGACCCTTGAGGAACGCCGTGAGCAACTCGCTTTCGAGCAGCTGACAACGATTGCGCCGGATGAATGGTTGCGGCTCGAGCGATCCGGCTCGGGAAATATGACCTGCCGGGTCATGGATATATTCTGCCCGATTGGCAAAGGCCAGCGCGGCTTGATTGTTGCTCCACCCCGGACCGGCAAGACAACCCTCCTTCAGGACATCGCCATCGGCGTGAACCACAACCATCCGGAATGCAAGATTGTCATGCTCCTCGTCGATGAACGGCCTGAGGAAGTGACGGAAATCAAGCGGAATTGCCCCGGAATCATCTTTGCTTCCTCCAACGACGAGGATACCCGCAACCACCTCGCCATTGCCGAGCTCGCCATTGATTACGCCAAACGCCAGACGGAAGCCGGGGCCGATGTCGTCGTCCTCATGGACTCCCTGACACGGCTTTCCCGCGCCTACAACTCCGCCAAGGGCGGCAGTGGCCGCACAATGACAGGCGGACTTGATATCCGGGCCCTTGAAAAACCGCGTCAGCTCTTTTCTGCCGCCCGCAACACCGAGGAAGCGGGAAGCCTGACCATCATTGCCTCCGCCCTGATCGAGACAGGCAGCAAAATGGATGACCTCATCTTCCAGGAATTCAAGGGAACCGGTAACATGGAAATGGTCCTTGACCGAAAAGTCGCGGAGCTGCGTATCTGGCCGGCCATCAACATCGCCGCCTCCGGTACCCGGCGCGAGGAATTGATCCTCCCCGAGGACGATCTCAAGAAAGCCCACTTCTTCCGCCGGGCCCTTGCTGCACAGAAAATCGAGGATGCCGCGGAAAGTGCCGTTGAACGCCTCTCCAAGACCACAACAAACGAACAATTCTTCAAACTCATCGATATTTAG
- a CDS encoding proline dehydrogenase family protein translates to MVRVQLDETLLEDRIQELGRECFEEIRGQKLSLMDPKAYTGKLMNWAMEDPDFRVALFRFVDVLPGLTDSASVIRHAQAYFKPVAGRLPGLLQWGLDLDPESLRAKAAAALIRRQISSLGQQFIVGGTPAEAIRRLKKIHAKGMCTTVDLLGEACVSELESEVYLDRYLELLEALDGELPVNISVKLSALYSRSKPVGFDESVAVLKKRLRKIYSRAKEIGAFVYVDMEDTTKIDITLEVVQSLLMEDEFRGWADAGIVLQAYLRRTKVDAERILSWVEARGTPISVRLVKGAYWDTETILARLASWPIPVWQKKPESDRTYEDISRFLLSHADVLRPAFASHNLRSLVHSIAVAEQLELSLEAYEFQTLYGMADPIKSVFVKRGVTVREYAPIGDMLTGMAYLVRRLLENTANEGFIRSGFLEGESAEQLLAKPELDSSDTGREYLEVNPKEEFLNVPLLDFSIGSNRDGIREALGQLRQRREGDFPRILPFINGKPVKDCPHFIASDSPEETGFTLGTVGMVGPEHLEQAVEVLKGGFAKWRETNPALRARVLFKAADLIEVSRSELVALIILECGKPWIEADADVAEAIDFCRYYGKNALDLFKSENLCAYDGEEDHHFYEARGICGIISPWNFPLAIPCGMFSAALVTGNAVILKPAEQSTLVASRLFQIFLEAGMPADVGAFLPGEGETIGRSIVQHPEIDTLVFTGSKAVGMDIIREAAVLRKGQTHVKRVIAEMGGKNAIVVDDGADLDQAVKGVLYSAFGYAGQKCSACSRLYVHTSIHDRFIERLTTAVQSLVAGRASDPSVDLGPVIDDDAMKRINGAIASAGLEAVMGRLSADREAGRYIPATLFVEVDPDHKLLQEELFGPVLAAVRVDSFEEGIRLANAHEYGLTGGVFSRHPGHLQYAARHFRVGNLYLNRSCTGALVGRQPFGGFKHSGVGSKAGGPDYLKQFVLPRIVCENTLRQGFAPMEHDS, encoded by the coding sequence ATGGTTCGAGTTCAGCTTGATGAAACGCTTCTGGAGGACCGTATTCAGGAGCTTGGCAGGGAATGTTTTGAGGAGATTCGCGGACAGAAGTTGAGTTTGATGGATCCCAAGGCCTACACGGGAAAGCTCATGAATTGGGCCATGGAAGATCCGGATTTCCGAGTGGCGCTCTTCCGCTTCGTCGATGTACTCCCGGGACTGACGGATAGCGCATCCGTCATCCGGCATGCCCAAGCTTACTTCAAGCCGGTGGCGGGCCGCTTGCCCGGCCTGCTTCAGTGGGGGCTTGATCTGGATCCGGAAAGTCTAAGGGCAAAGGCCGCGGCGGCATTGATCCGGAGGCAGATTTCTTCGCTTGGGCAGCAGTTTATTGTTGGCGGAACCCCGGCTGAGGCGATTCGAAGGCTTAAGAAAATTCATGCCAAGGGAATGTGCACGACGGTCGATCTTCTTGGTGAGGCCTGTGTGAGCGAATTGGAGTCAGAGGTTTACCTGGATCGCTACCTTGAGTTGCTGGAAGCCCTTGACGGGGAGCTTCCGGTAAACATCTCGGTCAAGCTATCTGCGCTTTATTCGAGGAGCAAGCCAGTCGGTTTTGATGAAAGTGTCGCTGTACTGAAAAAACGACTACGCAAGATCTACTCGCGGGCCAAGGAAATCGGAGCCTTTGTCTATGTCGACATGGAGGACACGACAAAAATCGACATCACGCTTGAAGTGGTCCAATCGCTACTGATGGAGGATGAATTTCGTGGATGGGCGGACGCGGGAATTGTCCTGCAGGCCTATTTGCGCAGAACCAAGGTGGATGCAGAAAGGATTCTGTCATGGGTAGAGGCAAGGGGCACGCCGATCAGTGTCCGTCTCGTCAAAGGGGCTTACTGGGACACAGAAACAATACTTGCCCGCTTGGCATCGTGGCCTATCCCGGTATGGCAGAAGAAGCCTGAGAGTGACCGGACTTACGAGGACATCAGTCGGTTCTTATTATCTCATGCGGATGTTCTCCGGCCGGCTTTTGCTTCACATAACCTGCGTTCCCTGGTCCATTCCATTGCGGTGGCCGAGCAGTTGGAGCTGTCCTTGGAGGCCTATGAGTTCCAGACCTTGTATGGAATGGCAGATCCCATAAAGTCTGTATTCGTCAAGCGAGGTGTGACAGTCCGTGAGTACGCTCCGATTGGAGACATGTTGACGGGGATGGCATACCTCGTCCGGCGGCTTTTGGAAAATACCGCCAATGAAGGCTTTATCCGTTCGGGCTTTCTTGAAGGCGAGTCAGCGGAGCAATTGCTGGCCAAGCCGGAACTGGATTCCAGTGACACCGGCAGGGAGTATCTCGAGGTGAACCCAAAGGAGGAATTCCTCAATGTTCCATTGCTGGATTTCAGCATTGGAAGCAACCGGGATGGAATACGCGAGGCCCTCGGCCAACTTCGTCAGCGTCGTGAAGGAGATTTTCCCCGCATTCTCCCTTTCATTAACGGTAAACCCGTCAAGGACTGTCCGCATTTCATTGCCAGCGATTCGCCGGAGGAGACGGGGTTTACGCTAGGGACCGTGGGAATGGTTGGGCCAGAGCACCTTGAGCAGGCTGTAGAGGTCTTGAAGGGCGGCTTTGCTAAGTGGCGTGAGACAAATCCCGCGCTTCGGGCCAGGGTGCTCTTCAAGGCAGCAGACCTGATTGAAGTCTCCCGAAGTGAGCTTGTGGCCCTTATTATTCTGGAATGTGGCAAGCCTTGGATCGAAGCAGATGCCGATGTGGCAGAAGCGATTGATTTCTGCCGCTATTACGGGAAGAACGCGCTCGATCTTTTCAAATCGGAAAATCTGTGTGCCTACGACGGTGAGGAAGACCACCACTTTTATGAAGCACGTGGTATTTGCGGGATCATCTCCCCGTGGAACTTTCCGTTGGCGATTCCCTGTGGAATGTTCAGCGCTGCCCTCGTCACGGGTAATGCCGTCATCCTGAAACCGGCTGAACAGAGCACGCTGGTCGCCTCTCGGTTATTCCAGATATTTTTGGAAGCCGGGATGCCGGCGGATGTCGGGGCCTTCCTGCCCGGGGAAGGGGAGACAATCGGAAGGTCAATTGTCCAGCATCCGGAAATTGACACACTGGTCTTCACGGGCTCAAAAGCCGTTGGGATGGATATTATCCGGGAGGCGGCCGTCCTCCGGAAGGGCCAAACCCATGTCAAACGCGTGATCGCTGAAATGGGCGGAAAGAATGCCATTGTTGTCGACGATGGAGCTGATCTGGATCAGGCCGTGAAAGGTGTTTTGTATTCAGCTTTTGGATACGCTGGGCAGAAGTGCTCGGCCTGTTCACGGCTTTACGTGCATACATCGATCCATGACCGGTTCATCGAGCGCCTGACCACTGCTGTCCAATCCTTGGTAGCTGGCCGGGCCTCGGATCCTTCGGTGGACTTGGGCCCGGTCATCGATGATGATGCCATGAAGCGCATCAACGGGGCAATTGCCTCCGCGGGATTGGAGGCCGTCATGGGCCGTCTTTCTGCCGACAGGGAAGCAGGCCGTTACATTCCTGCCACGCTCTTTGTCGAAGTCGACCCGGACCACAAACTTCTTCAGGAAGAATTGTTTGGTCCTGTTCTGGCCGCCGTCCGTGTGGACAGCTTTGAGGAGGGCATCCGGCTGGCCAATGCTCATGAATACGGCTTGACGGGAGGTGTTTTCAGTCGCCATCCGGGACACCTGCAGTACGCCGCCCGGCATTTCCGGGTTGGCAACCTGTATTTGAACCGGAGTTGCACCGGTGCCCTCGTGGGCAGGCAACCCTTCGGCGGATTCAAGCATTCAGGCGTGGGATCAAAGGCGGGTGGACCAGACTATCTGAAGCAATTTGTTCTCCCCCGGATCGTCTGTGAGAATACCTTGAGACAGGGATTTGCCCCGATGGAGCATGATTCCTAG
- the dapF gene encoding diaminopimelate epimerase: MHYSKYHALGNDYLVLDPKDCPELPSENDIRTICHRNFGLGSDGILYGPIETDNADFGLRILNPDGSEAEKSGNGLRIFARYLRDTGRVTTASFTVETLGGIVSCEVNKDASSITVEMGKVSFEAAVIPVNEIEGEVVDKEIELEGTTYRMYAATIGNPHCVLPMEEISSKTAHTLGPIIENHPLFPNRTNVQFLKIIDDHTIQIEIWERGAGYTLASGSSSSAAGAVARRMGCVGPDITVNMPGGQIQLHIDDDFSVRMTGPATRVGSFELDMEALG, encoded by the coding sequence ATGCATTACTCAAAATACCACGCGCTCGGAAATGATTACCTTGTCCTAGATCCGAAGGATTGCCCGGAGCTCCCCTCCGAGAATGACATTCGGACAATCTGCCACCGTAATTTCGGGCTCGGCTCGGATGGCATCCTGTACGGCCCAATAGAAACAGATAATGCGGATTTCGGGCTGCGCATCCTGAATCCTGACGGGAGCGAAGCCGAGAAAAGCGGCAATGGCCTGCGGATTTTCGCCCGTTACCTGCGCGACACCGGCCGGGTCACAACAGCATCTTTCACGGTTGAGACGCTGGGCGGCATTGTCTCCTGTGAAGTCAATAAGGATGCCTCCTCCATCACAGTGGAGATGGGTAAAGTGTCTTTTGAGGCGGCCGTCATCCCGGTTAATGAGATTGAGGGAGAAGTGGTCGACAAGGAAATCGAACTGGAAGGCACGACGTACCGGATGTACGCCGCCACAATTGGCAACCCGCACTGCGTCCTGCCAATGGAGGAGATTTCTTCCAAAACAGCTCACACACTCGGCCCGATAATTGAAAACCATCCCCTCTTTCCCAACCGCACAAATGTCCAGTTTCTCAAGATTATTGATGACCATACGATCCAAATCGAAATTTGGGAACGCGGTGCTGGTTACACGCTGGCCAGCGGAAGCAGCTCGAGCGCTGCGGGGGCTGTCGCCCGCCGTATGGGCTGCGTTGGGCCTGATATCACTGTTAACATGCCCGGTGGCCAGATCCAGTTGCACATCGATGATGACTTTTCTGTGAGGATGACGGGCCCCGCCACACGTGTCGGCTCCTTTGAATTGGACATGGAGGCCTTGGGCTGA